A region from the Candidatus Eremiobacteraceae bacterium genome encodes:
- a CDS encoding radical SAM protein, with translation MTAPAPLFARRDGAVLDFPDLTAAVDDGRERLATEEDFIPMPPGTLLLTLPGRDAICYDRGARTVLPDAAGEIADAVAVALPLGYTRTLLPAFERRAGAPTLPLYGYAAAAWDGATIVVAAKHTDALETWSARSHEPNAVRAGIAARTSEFGAGLLLRQLTRCATEYGCYTAQNMFLRAGEAAIPVSPACNARCIGCISEQEPGAGIVSAQERVRALPTEHEIVDLAVAHLDGGGSMVSFGQGCEGEPLLAAPRIAAAVAAIRKRTSAGVIHCNTNASSPSALARIVDAGVRSIRVSLNSCRPDVYAAYYRPRGYDFGHVLASLQVASDAGAAISLNLLTHPGITDAESEMRSFGEILLKFPIDMVQTRTLNVDPETYFAAVGRPPHATIGMRAWFDWLTREFPGVRTGNFTRGFG, from the coding sequence GTGACCGCGCCCGCTCCGCTCTTCGCTCGTCGGGATGGCGCCGTGCTGGATTTTCCCGATCTCACTGCGGCGGTGGACGACGGGCGCGAGCGACTGGCGACGGAAGAAGATTTTATCCCGATGCCTCCGGGGACGCTCCTGCTCACGCTTCCCGGGCGTGATGCGATCTGCTACGACCGCGGCGCGCGGACCGTCTTACCCGACGCGGCGGGCGAGATCGCGGACGCAGTTGCCGTGGCGTTGCCGCTCGGATATACGAGAACGCTTCTCCCGGCGTTCGAACGCCGGGCCGGCGCACCGACCCTTCCTCTCTATGGCTACGCGGCTGCGGCTTGGGACGGCGCCACGATCGTCGTTGCCGCGAAGCACACCGACGCGCTCGAAACATGGTCTGCCCGTTCGCACGAGCCCAATGCCGTTCGGGCCGGCATAGCGGCGCGGACGTCTGAGTTCGGCGCCGGTCTGCTGCTGCGGCAATTGACCCGCTGCGCGACAGAATATGGTTGCTATACGGCGCAGAACATGTTCCTTCGGGCGGGCGAAGCAGCCATACCGGTATCGCCTGCTTGCAACGCGCGCTGTATCGGCTGCATTTCCGAACAGGAGCCGGGAGCGGGTATTGTGAGCGCGCAAGAGCGCGTCCGTGCGTTGCCGACCGAGCACGAGATAGTAGATCTCGCGGTAGCCCATCTGGACGGCGGCGGATCCATGGTCTCGTTCGGTCAAGGCTGCGAGGGAGAACCGCTGCTCGCCGCACCGCGCATCGCCGCCGCTGTGGCGGCCATTCGCAAGAGGACGTCGGCGGGCGTGATACACTGCAACACGAATGCGAGTTCGCCTAGCGCGCTTGCGCGCATTGTAGATGCGGGCGTCCGCTCGATCCGCGTCAGCCTGAACTCATGCCGGCCTGATGTGTACGCTGCATACTACCGTCCGCGCGGATACGACTTCGGACACGTGCTTGCGAGCCTACAGGTGGCGAGCGACGCAGGCGCGGCGATATCGCTGAATCTGCTCACGCATCCGGGTATCACCGACGCCGAGAGCGAGATGCGCTCATTTGGTGAAATACTTCTTAAGTTTCCGATCGACATGGTGCAGACTAGAACACTGAACGTCGACCCTGAAACCTATTTCGCTGCGGTCGGACGACCGCCGCACGCGACCATCGGCATGCGCGCCTGGTTCGATTGGCTCACCCGAGAATTTCCAGGTGTCCGCACCGGAAATTTCACGCGCGGCTTCGGATAG
- a CDS encoding zinc-dependent metalloprotease, with protein sequence MIKRILMSALAVFLIAGNVAAARADAAADGSDSGPTPYAKFIDGAQGQPGLFTVWRKDGKVYLELRKDQLDTDFIQSAVPVNGLGGFGIYPGAFDYAPARLIRFSRTDDKVFITWPNTNFMAPAGSPNARAIDLTTADSNVGVAKIAAEDDKTGDIVISADAFLGDVIDLSDSLKNSLGTTPENSYRLDTDTASFGPTKAFPQNVLLEVRQNWVTDVPDVVDNVPDPRSISFRIDYNLVAPPNDGYMPRIADDRVGYFSNVVLDFSSDHVDSRQLHYIIRWNFKPQDPTRPSVATNPMVFYLSNAVPDMYRPALRDGIMEWNKAFAKVGILNAIQVKDQPNDPTFDPDDVRNNMLRWLTESNGGGFAEAQLMIDPRTGEEFHTGVLFDADLMYFNHIQWRDLVAPAASSASRGFGSTESAYGEAMRDHAAFGSVALNLLGRSASYSQNQFDYDFLKNIALHESGHDMGLQHNFIGSEAYTAKQLQSKAFTSRYGIATSVMEYAPMNIWPNGTPQGQYWQIVLGPYDYYAIHYGYAAIPNATTPQAELTTLRSWATKWSDPMYRFASDEDVSWPSGHAVDPRVNQFDLSNNTLGWLSSQMDLSQSLLHTLDRRMPGGGESYQRSLDSFTDVFGGYGYDVRMADHFVAGQYLSRAHAGDPGSTVPLTPVPRSEELRAWGVLDKYLFSDSAWQFSPRLLNTMTYAEWSPWNGAAWAYNPPPRHDVPVIDVVGAWQLNVLGQAFQPAVLQRLDALSLTGQRGQTMSTSDLFDWAQRSVFGDLSGGSISGLSAIRRNLQEAYAGMLIRMAIAPQPGTPSGAQALARAKLVQLQSALRQVQMSKSIDEETLAHLQFMQTRVAQALNAQVVMPAR encoded by the coding sequence ATGATCAAGCGGATTTTGATGTCGGCTCTTGCCGTATTCCTGATCGCCGGCAATGTTGCAGCCGCGCGGGCGGACGCCGCCGCAGATGGTTCGGATAGCGGGCCGACGCCGTATGCAAAGTTTATCGACGGCGCACAAGGCCAGCCGGGCTTGTTCACCGTCTGGCGCAAGGATGGCAAAGTCTACCTCGAGCTGCGCAAAGATCAATTGGACACGGATTTCATCCAGAGCGCCGTGCCGGTGAACGGCCTCGGCGGCTTCGGCATCTATCCGGGCGCGTTCGACTACGCTCCCGCTCGGCTGATCCGCTTCTCGCGGACGGATGACAAAGTGTTCATCACGTGGCCCAACACGAACTTCATGGCTCCGGCGGGGAGTCCAAATGCGCGAGCGATCGACCTGACCACCGCAGACTCCAACGTCGGCGTCGCGAAAATCGCGGCGGAAGACGACAAGACCGGCGACATCGTGATTTCCGCCGATGCGTTCCTCGGCGACGTGATCGACCTGAGCGATTCGCTGAAGAACTCGCTGGGGACGACGCCGGAGAATTCGTATCGGCTGGATACCGATACCGCGAGTTTCGGCCCGACCAAAGCGTTTCCGCAGAACGTGCTGCTGGAAGTCCGACAGAATTGGGTGACCGACGTCCCCGACGTGGTGGACAACGTGCCGGATCCGCGGAGCATCTCGTTCCGCATCGACTACAACCTCGTCGCGCCGCCGAACGACGGATACATGCCGCGCATCGCCGACGATCGCGTCGGCTATTTCTCGAACGTGGTGCTCGATTTCAGCTCCGATCATGTCGACAGCCGGCAGCTCCACTACATCATCCGCTGGAACTTCAAGCCGCAGGATCCAACGCGGCCGTCCGTGGCCACGAACCCCATGGTGTTCTACTTGAGCAACGCCGTTCCGGACATGTACCGACCGGCGCTGCGCGACGGGATCATGGAGTGGAACAAGGCGTTTGCGAAAGTCGGCATCCTCAACGCTATCCAAGTCAAAGATCAGCCGAACGATCCGACGTTTGATCCCGACGACGTGCGCAACAACATGCTGCGCTGGCTGACCGAGTCCAACGGCGGCGGATTCGCCGAAGCGCAGTTGATGATCGACCCGCGCACCGGCGAAGAGTTTCACACGGGCGTGCTCTTCGACGCCGATCTCATGTACTTCAATCACATCCAATGGCGCGATCTCGTCGCGCCGGCGGCATCGAGCGCTTCGCGAGGCTTTGGGTCGACGGAATCCGCGTATGGCGAGGCGATGCGCGATCACGCCGCCTTCGGCAGCGTCGCTCTCAACCTACTGGGCCGCAGCGCGTCGTATTCGCAAAACCAATTCGACTACGACTTCTTGAAGAACATAGCGCTGCACGAGTCCGGGCACGATATGGGCCTGCAGCACAACTTCATCGGATCGGAAGCTTACACCGCGAAGCAGCTGCAGAGCAAGGCGTTCACCTCGCGATACGGCATCGCGACGTCGGTGATGGAATACGCGCCGATGAACATCTGGCCGAACGGCACGCCGCAAGGCCAGTACTGGCAGATCGTCCTCGGACCGTACGACTATTATGCGATTCATTACGGATACGCCGCGATACCGAACGCAACGACGCCGCAAGCCGAACTGACTACCCTTCGCTCGTGGGCTACGAAGTGGTCTGATCCGATGTACCGCTTTGCATCCGACGAAGATGTGTCCTGGCCCAGCGGTCATGCGGTCGATCCGCGCGTCAACCAATTTGACTTGTCGAACAACACGCTGGGATGGCTATCGTCGCAGATGGATTTGTCGCAATCATTGCTGCACACGCTTGACCGGCGCATGCCCGGCGGCGGCGAGTCGTATCAGCGCTCTCTAGACTCATTCACCGACGTCTTCGGGGGCTATGGCTATGACGTCCGGATGGCAGACCACTTCGTTGCGGGGCAGTACCTGTCGCGCGCGCATGCCGGCGATCCTGGCAGCACCGTGCCGTTGACCCCTGTGCCCCGATCGGAAGAACTTCGTGCGTGGGGCGTGCTGGACAAGTACCTTTTCTCGGACAGTGCTTGGCAGTTCTCGCCGAGATTGTTGAACACCATGACCTACGCCGAATGGTCGCCGTGGAACGGTGCCGCTTGGGCATACAATCCACCGCCGCGCCATGACGTGCCGGTCATCGATGTTGTCGGCGCGTGGCAGCTCAACGTGCTGGGTCAGGCGTTCCAACCCGCCGTGTTGCAGCGGCTCGACGCGCTCTCGCTCACCGGGCAGCGCGGACAGACGATGAGCACGAGCGATCTGTTCGACTGGGCGCAGCGCAGCGTGTTCGGCGATCTGTCGGGCGGAAGCATCTC
- the dapF gene encoding diaminopimelate epimerase, translated as MRTFAVTKAQGTGNDFIVLENPSGDRLPYAALARKWCRRRHDIGADGLLVVETPTLPGADFAMRIFNADGSEAEMCGNGLRCIARYLALDRASLPTRLTAQTKGGPVTLEVVDIEGVSAVAVDMGAPRLLRREIPMRGNADDRALDVTVETAVGPKRVTALSMGNPHCVTFVDEPPERVDLAAHAAAMERLDLFPNGANYEVARVEHGAMSLRVFERGVGETNACGSGACAAAVASIVTGRAQSPLDVRMRGGALTIAWPAPTANVVMTGPAEIVFRAEVAVGDDEFKAMLVAEKA; from the coding sequence ATGCGCACGTTTGCCGTCACCAAAGCGCAAGGGACGGGCAACGACTTCATCGTGCTCGAGAATCCGTCGGGCGATCGTCTGCCCTACGCTGCGCTCGCGCGCAAGTGGTGCAGACGCCGGCATGATATCGGAGCGGACGGGCTTCTCGTCGTGGAAACGCCCACGCTGCCCGGAGCGGATTTCGCGATGCGCATCTTCAACGCCGATGGAAGCGAAGCGGAGATGTGCGGCAACGGGCTGCGCTGCATCGCGCGCTACTTGGCGCTCGACCGCGCGAGCCTTCCCACGCGGCTGACCGCGCAGACCAAAGGCGGCCCTGTCACGCTAGAAGTCGTTGACATCGAAGGCGTATCGGCTGTGGCGGTCGACATGGGCGCACCGCGCCTGCTGCGCCGCGAGATCCCGATGCGCGGAAATGCAGACGACCGCGCGCTCGATGTGACGGTCGAAACCGCGGTCGGGCCGAAGCGAGTGACGGCGCTCTCGATGGGGAACCCGCATTGCGTGACGTTCGTCGACGAGCCGCCGGAGCGAGTCGATCTCGCGGCGCACGCCGCGGCCATGGAACGGCTCGATCTCTTCCCGAATGGCGCGAACTACGAAGTGGCTCGTGTGGAACACGGCGCGATGTCGCTGCGCGTCTTCGAGCGCGGCGTCGGGGAAACGAATGCATGCGGGTCCGGTGCATGCGCGGCGGCCGTCGCTTCGATCGTGACTGGTCGAGCGCAATCGCCGCTCGACGTGCGCATGCGAGGCGGCGCATTGACGATAGCGTGGCCGGCGCCGACCGCCAACGTCGTGATGACAGGGCCCGCCGAAATCGTCTTCCGCGCTGAAGTCGCGGTGGGCGACGACGAATTCAAGGCGATGCTCGTCGCGGAAAAGGCGTGA